In Phaseolus vulgaris cultivar G19833 chromosome 7, P. vulgaris v2.0, whole genome shotgun sequence, the genomic stretch GATAAACACAGACTTTATCATATGATATGTCTGgttgaataaactttaaattctcttagaaaaataaaataaccatTCTTTTGATAGTTTAAAATcaagttatatgtaaatttaaaaagtcagcatttaatttttattttattacaaaaatgtTGGTAAAGAAGATTATGAAATTGAGAGAAGGTATTTTCAAAAGGTAACTAAGTGAAAGAAATGCACACAAGGTTAAGAataatttaatacatttataatgttttaaataattttaaaaataagtattaaatagaataattatttagttattttggTATAAGAGCATAGCAGCAACTAGTATTTGGTCTTTCTTCTTTCATTCCAACAAATTTCTTCTAGTATTCCATCATTttggaaaaatattgttttatctcttttaaaaataattttgaattattctTTCTGAAACATTTTCAGAACATACTTTTTAAaacacattttataaattttaaatttattattctaaaagtcaaaaaaaaattatgttccGAATAATAtaggggtgcaggaaaaaaatatagggggtgcaggaagaaatactCCTAGCATTttagactctttcttcctacacctccataccttcttgtaccaccccatactaaatgtgaaaatactactttatctttttttttccacCCTCTTAGATTTGGAATAATAAGTcaatggattatgtaatctggaagtcaatttcatatttagaaaagacttcctgattatgtaattcggaagcTAATAATACATCTGAAAAAaaagcttccggattacataatccgatatctaatcttatgtatagaaaagacttttggattatgtaatctggaagctaatcacaaaaagacttccggatcaTGTAATCTATAATATTGagaagggtatttttggaatatgaAAAACTTATGGGGGTGGCACacgaagatatggaggtgcaggaagaagcagtctTGTCTCTGAAATATTTGGGCCTTACGAAAGAAGGAAAGTGTATAATTGGGCTATCTGGGTGGCCTGTTATTGTTCAAAGAgaagagttaaaaaaaaaaaaaggtggcGCTGTGATTGCGCATTAGGGAAGAAGAAATCGAAGCGCAGAGAGAAGGCATTGAAATTGATTTGGAAGAAGaatggaattgaaaaatgtgGTGAAGGAGAAGAAATTTTGGATGGCATCTTTCATCATTGCTTGGGCTGCAGCACTTCAGGTAAGCTattttcctctcttctcttctcttcaatTCTTCAATTCTTCATCAATTCTCTTCTGTTGCATTGCGTTTTCACTTTCAGGGTCACATCTTCTGGTTGCAGCGCCAAAACTCCTTCAAACAAAAATTCGGTAACCCCCAAGATCATCCTCAAAACCCTAACTAACTCACTGCTCCACTCTCCTACACTATTCTCTTTCTATGCTTTTCTTTATTCTGTTAaataatcttcatcttcttctgctGTTTATCAATTATCAATTATGTCTATGTGTTGAATGTTTAGATTCCCTGTTTCAACCGTGAAACTGCTCGATAGCACATCTTAGAACTGAAATTCCCAATTATTGGCTTCAGTGTTTATATTATGATTAATATGTGTTGATATATTCAAACTAGTTGTTTTTTGTGCATCCTTATTTATAGATTATGCCTTATCAATCCCGTCCGGGATTTCCAATGAAAACTCTCATCCATGTCACCAATTTCTTCTCCAATGTTACTTCCAAATGCTTCTCCCTATGACCTAGACTCGTTCTCACGTTATGGTGCTGAGAATGGGACATGTTCTCGTGGGAGAATTTTAGTGAGAGCTTGTAGGGTAATCCTGTTAGTTCAGGGGCCTCACGTGTATTCTCCCCAGTCCCATCTTGTTCTGAACCTGAAGAAGTGACTCCTCAGCTCCTTAAGATTTTCATATGTagataattatgtttttattttaatcggcaaaaaaaaaaattaatagaaaaggagaaaaagggTTACACCAACCCTTATACATTTTAAGGACTCATTACATACTCTCAAAACACCctaagaaatgaagaaaaaccTGCCAATACATACCGACCACTCTATCCTCACAAAATCTACGTTTTACTATCATATTAATGCAAGTATTCGAACATTGAACTCAGCATTTGGACCAGGACAAAGATTTCACTGCATCAACTTTTGCTTGGTTAAACTAAATCCCATTCCTGTGCTGATTAAGCGAGAGAGGGGGTTATGATACTCCTTTAAAGGTGTGATTTTATTGATGCGGTAGGATTACAACTATGTATAGCTGAGTAAAAGCAAgtaaaaagaaattcaaaattaaaattacgaAGCTGTCAATAGTATGTGACAGAGTGCAGAAACATCTGTTTACAGAGATATGTTGTTATCATGAGTTTGTTTCATAACGTTTGTCTCGCGTTGTTTCACCATTCCTTATCAGCTTTGCTAAGAGATGTGGAATGCATATGATTGTTGCTCCATTGTTCTGGCATGTCAGGAAAGGGTGGGGTGCACCCTTTGAcatgttttttttctctcctttgACATGGCAACAACAATCGTGGTGGGTTGCCATGTTCTACAACTATTAGAGTGAGTCTAACAACATGAAGTGGTGAGACCAAAAATAACTAGTAGTCATGATTTCTGTTACTTCCCTTGGTTAAGTAGGTCTGTTGGTAGGACGAATCGTAGTCCTCCTAGTGCTGCTAAAGTCTATTAAGCATAGGTGCGTATATGTCGTTCATGGTGGTCTGGGGATCCCATGGTAGGATGGATCACAAACAACCCTCCAAGTGTGTTCTATCAATCCTAAGTAAGAAGATAATGTCCAAGAATTGATATCCAAACTTAGCAAATTACACATTAGGTTTTCTTTCTTCTACCTTTTAACAAAGAAAGGTATAAGCTCTGTTGTTGAAACGACCAGAGTTGGGTTTTATCTTTTAGGACTAGCTAGTCTAAAAATTTCATGTGTTAGGGTTTATCTGATTATATATGGTTAAAAATATTGAAGTGATATGAAAATCTAAAGGAAATAAAAGGCCTCTTCTTCTTGTACCCATGTTTTTTTCGCATCTCCATATATTTCAggaaaaaagttttttttggtAGAGTTTAAGGAACGGTATTTAGCTCTCCTAATTTTACTTATTCTTTTTGAGGaaaaatatttaactaacaTCCTAAAATCTAATTTTGTTAAactctaaaattaaaatgtattattaataaatttatttaattaaataaaatttgatgtTTTTGAGTAAACCAGTAGACAAGAAAGTGGTGACAGTTGCACATTTCCAAGTTTAACCAGAGAGACCTATAGTATCTTATCTTGGCACTTAACAACCTAATGTTCAACTTACTAATACAATTAGTAACTGATCCTAATAAAATGATTAACTTGTTCAATCTCAGAAATTTTTAGAAATCTAACAAACGTGTTCCACTTCTTATATCTTTAACACAGGTTCAAGCTTTCGCTGCATTGCTCAAAGCACAGCAGCTACAACCACACCCAATTGCTTTTAGAATttgttgaaaataatatttaagagaGTATATTACGATTTTAGAAGAATTgaagtaaataaaaattgtgTTTAAAAAATACCTTTTAAAGGATTTGGATGGTCGAAAAGTtcatttgtttaaattttgatCCAACTGATTTGAAGATGTTAAACACAACTATATTTATTAGAAACTCTATTTTaaaggaaaataagaaaaaaaagttaattttgtttcatgtaaatataattatattttgtgtGCTTCTTACCTAGAATTATATTTTGtcaaaaaaattagttttcatttttcttaaaatcaattttacactTTATAAAAGGTGGTCAGActaattttaaactaatataaaatttcgtatggtccatttgaaagagtttttaacttaatcataatttttaaagaaattctATTTAGTTTATATTCATTAAACAATAGTATATTAGTTGGTAAAAACTATTTCTGTATAACTTGGTTTATCTTCAAAACTAATTGAGTTTTGTTGTAATTATTAACGCAAAATGAAGTTACTTTTCAGCAAGTACACCTTTTGCATTTATGTTGCATAAATTTACACATCAAAGATATTAAAGAAGCAGATGAGTCAATTTCTTGGAGCAGTGTATAAAATTGATGGAATGAAAATactaattttgtaaaattaagaactattaactaaaaaaatctAACTTTTGTGGTTGACTGTTTTGGTCAAACTAGACAAGTCAATTTGTgactttttgtgtttttttttcttctttccagCCTGTTGGTCTGTTACCAACCAAAAAGCAATAGCTTCTGAAAAAAAGGTGAAGTTTGACCTTTCTTAAATTAAATTTGAGTAtcgttaaaaaaaaattctgattTCACAACttattacattattattttaatatattattaaaatcgGTTGTAAATTGagagagttttattttatatggtgttaagaatattttttattaatttcttttggCTACTTTGTATATGTATAATCAAAGAGTTgcatgtataattttttttaaagaaatggTAGACaatatttacttatatttaaCAAAGTCTCGATATGTTTGTTAAATAAAACAACCAAAACAATACATTTTAGATAAATAGgacattttataaaaataatttaatattgaaGACTTTATAAGTGGTTAAAAGTGGCATTATTATACTTAAACTGGTTGTATTCAATTTGAAGACTTTGTTGCCAGATCATAAGATCTTTATAGTGATTAACTTGTGTTGATCACAGGTAAGAGATTAACTTGTAATATTTTTGACCAAGAAAGATCCAAAAAACAATAATGAAAATTAAGACCAATCTACAACTGGATCAAACTACCATTTTTCTCTTGTACACATCTGGTCTCATACTAGTATTTGTAGAAACCTTTACATGGTGAGTGAGAAAGCTGTTCAAGtcattttatattttggttATGCTTCTTTGTCAAACATGAGCCATGTCATGCTGAAAACCAGCCTTTCTAGAACAAAGCTGAATCTGAATATCATCTTAAAAAGCTGTAAACAAAGTTCATGTACTAATCAACCTTGATTAAACAATTAACAACACACGTACTGTGGCAAAGTAagacttttttgtttttcaattgaACTAGCTAAATGACAAAATCAGCTAAAACAAAGTCTAAAATAAACACACAATACTATTAAAGAAAGGTCTTAATTATCAAATGTGGAATTGTTCAGatgttatttaataaatgtaatatttatatagcatgatttttaatttcaagaaGAAAAAAGTACACATCACTTAAAAATATAGTTTCTAAGTTTCCTGCTAAATCCATGGAGAGATTTTTTGAAACAGAAGCATGAGATTCGTGATAATATATCAAAATAGACATTGTTTCAAACATATATTTTGAATGAATTTTCTTGATAATTAACTTTAATGAAACcacccaagaaagactttactTTGGTCGAGGAACTATataatagaaatatattttttgtacgAAACCTCCCAAAGTTTCTATGGGAACATGACTAAGCAAAATGAAGGAAATTGCTACTGAGAAACTTAgacaaaaactaaaattattatgACTGCAAACTGAAGTCTCTGTATGTACATCACATAGTTGGAATGTCTTGTTAACCAAGGAAAATTCTGCCACACTATGACTTGGCAATGCCAACTTGCTTATATGTCTTGTTTCCATGTTTAAGATTCATAATTACATTTTCTAGATGCATCTAATAACTTGGTGCACGTACCTATCCTAAGTTGTAGGAAATTAGTATATCATTCATGTGATTTACCATGAAATCAGGTCAAAAGTTACAATATGTCAAGTTTTAcatataatattgttttttatcAATTGAAATTGTCGTAATTTATCTGGTagtttatgtgatttttttgaAATGTATCTTCAATACTAATAGTCTCCTTCCACACAAGATGAGGATATGTATCTCTAAAAGATGTTTCGACGTTCAAGACAGTTTTCTCTTAGATAGTTGAAAGTGATAAGTTATTAAAACATCATCTTTGTCAATCGGTGGTCGCCGatgttggtttttttttttcgttttttttttctctcggGTAGGAttttctcactttaaggttgttcTGCTCCAACCATAAAGAAGAGTTTCGCTTGTGGATTTTATAGGAAGTCTACTTCTGGAcactgtatatgggttgggatacccctgaagtatctcctttaattttatttattcattgcggataaaaaaaaatcatctttgTCAACTTATTTATAGAGTTATATTAGACCTATGTACGAATGAACCTGAATTAGTATAGATGAAGTgattaatttcatattaatcagacactaaatattttaattatacgaatattgttttaaattaatcagacaccaaatattttaattatacgaatattgttttaaattaatgGTTATATCGAGTTTCCAAAATTTATACGttatttcatatataaaaataaagtttcATTTGACCTATTTTTTCCTCTAACCTAAAAAAATGcataataaatttttgtttgtaAGATTAATTTGAACTAATAAGTAAAACAAATATTGAACctgtagaattttttttatgctatattttgtccatcatctcctctcCCTTCCCTGTTAATTCTCCATCTCTCTTTGttatagttttatgttgttttttataatcatttggataatattttggatttatttcaaattgttaaagaaatattattgtttataaCAAATTGAAGTAATCTTCCGTGCTTACTTATCTCACACTATCCATACAACTTTGGTAACTTGTCGTGCAATTTGTGGATTAGCAATGACTCAGAAGAAGGACCAAACTAAAATAAATCTCAAGAAACTTCTTAGAAGAAGGATATTTCACGTTAAAGAAAGCTTTTTGGATAggcttattaaaaaatataattatatattaaaaaataatttaaacttaaCTTAAAGtgtataaaaataacttataaaataaaatttacacctacttatatattataatatataaaatatttttatttcaagcGAATCTATCATCTCCAACCATctataactttaaaatttaaatcaaattaattttttgaaaactcACTTTTCAAATGTCttgtatattatattataccTCTATTTTacaacaaattcttttttttctgataaaaaaaataacataaactcTTTCAAAGAGCCAGATCTTTTGATACTAATTATTAgtttttgtaataattaatcCTAAGAAACTCTAAAAGAGCCTAGCAATTGATGTTTTCAATTGTAAATGAAAGCATATGTTGATATATATGCCACCTATAAAATGCACTCTCTATTCCTtctaacactaaaaaaaatcattaaataaaaaataattttaaaataaaaaaaataattaattattatacagctaaatttgatattattttaaatactcaaaaaattattgatatatagatgaatttttattaataataaacatttgtaaattagtatctaattaattattaattatattagatattaataactgatttaaatattaataatgtttttactttttaaaatatttaattaatataataactaattattttgttttaaaaatttattttttaataactttctaataataagaagtgatatGTTAAATTTAGCATAAAACCCTAGCCTTACTCCAGCTACTAGTAGCCACTAACATTACAATAGTTAAAATTGTTGAACAGGAAGTTTGAAAAAAGAGTGAGTTTGTAGGTTCGCAGGTTGTTGCAGGATAAGGTTTTAATGGAGCCAACTGCACGCCACTGCTGTTTGGAAAATTGTTTCCTTCTAGATTGCATGACGTCCATGGAAATTGGATAATACAAAATCAATTGCACAATAATATTCCAACCtattgtttttcatattttatcaaAAGAAATTTCGTGATTGTAATAAAATTCTGTTCTGCATTAAGCGACAGAATCAGTAAAAGTTATAGAACTCAATTACTGACAAGCAAGTATACTTGCATGAAATTCAATGTTCAttaccatttttttataaagttttcgtcTTGTAACTTGACATCTTAGCCAAGctgacacttcaagtaacaacaatcatctgtcatcatatggaaaaaaaaatattattaaaaaaaagaaaaaagaaagaaaatacaaaaatatgggagactagaccaaaactcatatgttaacacaaactatatataggtagattatacctattcataaagaattctaagaacagactagctgggagtctattataccaatgagatgattctctatgaataaatcctaaattagccaacttatcagcacacggattcccttcacgaaaaatatgagttaccctaaacTCTATACCATCTTGCCAATTAGCATTATTAGGGCAAATGCTTTtttaatagttatatataaaGGAAAGTTTGGTCAATTAAAGATTTGATATTTCGTAacatctaaatttttttatgctcGTTTTACTTATTCTTATTGATGTGTTGATTATCTTATTGATATGTTTTCGATTAAGTGAGATTTTGTaaggttttttttattggttgGATTGTTTGTCTGTAAGGTTTAAGTTGTTTGGAAGAAGTTTCGTTGAATATTGACGTGTTATGTTATGTATAAGAATTTAACcactttaaatgatttatatattttttttacttgtaataaaaaaatataaaaaaaaagttatttagaaTAATTAGGAGCAGTGAGAGAGATCGCTTTCTATTCCCTGTTAAGAAACccgttttgtgtttgttttgcTTTGAGAACGTGCATCATGCATGTCTGTAACCTTTGACTTGATTAATATACAAAGATAAATCAAAGTTTTGTTtcgtgttttaaattttaaatttgcagTGAGTGCTTGGTTGTATGAAAACTGTTTCCACCATGAATCACGTTCTgagataaattaaatgaaagGAATTGAATTTATTATCACACCAATCTCATAATCTTATTTAATGACAACACCTAAAATGACctaaaaattaaacaaactGAGTTGTATACGAAATATGCTTAGATACTGATAAATGAAATGTTACTTTAAAAGTTAGGATTCAAGAAAAGATAGGGTTGAAATCTTTCAAgtattttagggttttttttagGTTTTGGAATAACAAGAA encodes the following:
- the LOC137828714 gene encoding uncharacterized protein, coding for MELKNVVKEKKFWMASFIIAWAAALQGHIFWLQRQNSFKQKFGNPQDHPQNPN